The region GCAAGCCTAATGGAAATAGAATGAGAGCTATAGTAAAAAATGGAGTTGGTGTTTTTTCTCCACAAGGTTTTTTGGATGGTAATAGTAGTGCTTCATTTTTAACCATAGAAGACATTACCGCTACTGCAGCGCTTAAAGTAGATATGATTTTAGTATCTTTAAAAAAAGTTGTGTTTTTTAACAAAAATGGTCTAGATACATTTATGAAACTATTTATGAAGGTACGTCAAGGAAATCACGCGACAGTAGGATTTTGTGATTATGATGAAAAAAAATTTAAAGCTATTAAATCTTTTTACAAAAATGAATTAAATTTTTCACTTTTTAAAACTTTAGAAATTGCTTACCTTTTTTCATCAAGTTTTAAAAATCAAAATAAAAATGTTCTTCTCTACAGTGAGGACAAGTCTCAACGCTCAGCTATGGCTATAGAATTGCATGACAATGGACACAATCCTATCATAGTTTCAAGCAGTGAAGAATTTAAAGAAAAATCATCTAAAAAAGAGGCTTATGACTTCGTCATTGATTCAACTTTTTTAGGTCAAATGGGACAAAAAATCGCTACAAGAGTAACAGGGAATGCAATAATCTACTCCATAACTTCTTTCTTAGATGCAGAAATAGGTAATAAGTTTAATATTGAATATCACAATAACTCTTTAAATGTTGGTTTTAGACTTTTTATATTTGATGCATATAAAGTAGTAAGCATGAATGTTCACGCTATGAACTTTTTTTCCAGACTTGCCTCTTCTGGAGCAGAGTATAATGCAACTATCTGCTTTGTTGGAATGAGCTTTGAAAAAACACCAAAATCATTTAAAGAAACACTTGAAGATGCAGGTATTATGTTTTATAAACATATGGATGATATTTTACAAAACAAAGAACTTTTAGAAGAGCTTGGAGCCTCAAGTGCTGCAAACTCAAAAACTAAAAGAGTACTAAACAAACAAACTGTTACAGAACTTCCAAGATTTATAGATGCTACTGTAGCTACTATAGAGATGATGACAAACTCAAAGGCAATAAAACAGAGTGCTAAAGTTCAAAATGTAGTTATAACCGACAAAGAAAATAAAATAGCTAGCTCAATAGGCTACTATGGTGCTATGGATGGAATGGTAATCTTAGTTTTTCCAAAAGAAATAGCTAAAAAGGCCTGTGAACTTCTTATAGGTGAAGCAACGGATGATATGGAGATGATTTTAGACACATTAGCAGAACTTGTAAATATTGTTGGTGGCAAAATAAAAACTCTACTATCTGATGAAAATATAAATGTAAATATAACTCTTCCAAGAACATATAGCGATACAGATAGTCTTTTAGAAGTGATTGAGGGAAGAAAAGGTGTTCAAGTTGACCTAACTTTTAATGATGATAAATTTTTATTTTTCTTAACTAGATAAAAGTCTAATCTAATCACTAAAATAGTAAAATTTCAAAAATTTAAGGATTATAAATGAAAGTAGCTCCTAGTGTTCTATCGGCTGATTTTGGAAATCTACAAAGAGATGTCGAAGCCATTTGTGAAGCAGGATGTGATTTAGTTCATGTTGATGTTATGGATGGTCACTTTGTACCAAATCTTACAATCGGACCTGTCGTGGTTTCAGCCATAGCTAAGTGTGCTACTAAACCTCTTGATATTCACTTAATGGTTGAAAACAATACTTTTTTTGTTGAACTTTTTGCACCTTTAAAACCACAATACATATCATTTCATATAGAAGAAGAAAAACATCCTCATAGACTTATTCAAAAAATTCGTTCTTTAGGTATAAAACCTGCCATTGTTTTAAACCCACACACTCCACCAGAGTCTATAGAATATCTACTTAAAGACTTAGATATGGTTCTGCTTATGAGTGTAAATCCTGGCTTTGGTGGTCAAAGTTTTATAGATAGCGTAATACCAAAAGCTAAAAAATTAAATGATATGAGAAATAAAATAAATCCAAACTGCCTTATAGAAGTTGATGGTGGTGTAACTGACAAAAATATTCAAAGCCTTAAAGATGTAGGAGTTGATGTAGTTGTTGCTGGAAGTTTTGTATTTAATCACGCTTCAAAAACACTAGCTATTAAAAGTCTTCAGATTTAATGAAAGTAAAAATTTGTGGA is a window of uncultured Sulfurimonas sp. DNA encoding:
- the rpe gene encoding ribulose-phosphate 3-epimerase, which codes for MKVAPSVLSADFGNLQRDVEAICEAGCDLVHVDVMDGHFVPNLTIGPVVVSAIAKCATKPLDIHLMVENNTFFVELFAPLKPQYISFHIEEEKHPHRLIQKIRSLGIKPAIVLNPHTPPESIEYLLKDLDMVLLMSVNPGFGGQSFIDSVIPKAKKLNDMRNKINPNCLIEVDGGVTDKNIQSLKDVGVDVVVAGSFVFNHASKTLAIKSLQI
- a CDS encoding chemotaxis protein CheX, with translation MRAIVKNGVGVFSPQGFLDGNSSASFLTIEDITATAALKVDMILVSLKKVVFFNKNGLDTFMKLFMKVRQGNHATVGFCDYDEKKFKAIKSFYKNELNFSLFKTLEIAYLFSSSFKNQNKNVLLYSEDKSQRSAMAIELHDNGHNPIIVSSSEEFKEKSSKKEAYDFVIDSTFLGQMGQKIATRVTGNAIIYSITSFLDAEIGNKFNIEYHNNSLNVGFRLFIFDAYKVVSMNVHAMNFFSRLASSGAEYNATICFVGMSFEKTPKSFKETLEDAGIMFYKHMDDILQNKELLEELGASSAANSKTKRVLNKQTVTELPRFIDATVATIEMMTNSKAIKQSAKVQNVVITDKENKIASSIGYYGAMDGMVILVFPKEIAKKACELLIGEATDDMEMILDTLAELVNIVGGKIKTLLSDENINVNITLPRTYSDTDSLLEVIEGRKGVQVDLTFNDDKFLFFLTR